From the genome of Brevibacterium sp. JSBI002, one region includes:
- a CDS encoding DUF3097 domain-containing protein, giving the protein MPVNAFDRYGPDVLSGSSPSSHRPKKSRQVELGLGMVLEDAMSGYVGAVVGAEKTTAGVVVKLEDRVGKVRAFPLGPGFLLEGQPVDVQLPKKKAQQPGRTASGSRAVVGAKARVARGSRIWVEGKHDAELVEKIWGDDLRIEGVVVEPLGGLDDVADKLEAFGPDREHRVGVLADHLVNGTKESKIAEAVRSDPRYRDVVHIIGHPYVDIWQAVKPHVVGIREWPVVPRGEDWKTGILRRIGWPHADHRDVARGWVRILGKVSTIADVEPTLSGRVEELIDFVTVG; this is encoded by the coding sequence GTGCCCGTGAATGCTTTTGATCGATATGGTCCCGATGTGCTCTCCGGTTCCTCCCCGTCGTCGCACCGCCCGAAGAAGTCCCGTCAGGTCGAGCTCGGCCTGGGCATGGTTCTCGAGGATGCGATGAGCGGCTATGTCGGCGCTGTCGTCGGCGCGGAGAAGACCACGGCCGGTGTCGTCGTCAAGCTCGAAGATCGCGTCGGCAAGGTACGTGCCTTCCCCCTGGGACCGGGTTTCCTCCTCGAGGGACAGCCCGTCGATGTGCAGCTGCCGAAGAAGAAGGCGCAGCAGCCCGGACGGACGGCCTCGGGGTCTCGCGCCGTGGTCGGCGCGAAGGCTCGGGTGGCTCGTGGGTCGCGCATCTGGGTCGAGGGCAAGCACGACGCCGAACTCGTCGAGAAGATCTGGGGCGATGACCTGCGCATCGAGGGCGTCGTCGTCGAGCCCCTGGGCGGTCTCGATGATGTCGCCGACAAGCTCGAGGCTTTCGGTCCGGATCGGGAACATCGAGTCGGTGTCCTCGCCGACCATCTGGTGAACGGGACGAAGGAATCGAAGATCGCCGAGGCGGTCCGGTCCGATCCGCGGTACCGCGATGTCGTCCACATCATCGGTCACCCGTACGTCGATATCTGGCAGGCGGTGAAGCCCCATGTCGTCGGCATCCGCGAGTGGCCGGTCGTCCCCCGCGGTGAGGATTGGAAGACGGGAATACTGCGTCGCATCGGATGGCCTCACGCCGACCATCGGGACGTTGCCCGCGGGTGGGTGCGCATCCTCGGGAAGGTGAGCACCATTGCTGATGTCGAACCGACGCTGTCGGGGCGCGTCGAGGAGCTCATCGACTTCGTCACCGTCGGGTGA
- a CDS encoding DUF4870 domain-containing protein: MSYHPEQPGSRPMPPNYSQASGSQQPYAPQGQQYSQTHSGQPGSGGQSGYGSQRAYGAQPNYGGQPNYGDQPGYGARPGYDMPQMHNPAMFDSRSLPEQAYGPGSEQFWMAHEPDRTTAMWTHLGSIIFGFMPLIMFLVKKDESPFVREHSRQGLNAMITNTIVTFGALFVFGFVGFILALVTFGIGIIVMYAALIVPLVYCVFYIIAAVAANKGEGYKFPLTINFVK, translated from the coding sequence ATGTCGTATCACCCCGAGCAGCCGGGCAGCCGCCCGATGCCGCCGAACTACTCTCAGGCCTCCGGTTCGCAGCAGCCCTACGCTCCGCAGGGCCAGCAGTATTCGCAGACGCACAGCGGTCAGCCGGGTTCCGGTGGGCAGTCGGGGTATGGTTCGCAGCGGGCGTACGGCGCTCAGCCGAACTACGGGGGCCAGCCGAACTACGGGGACCAGCCGGGATATGGCGCGCGGCCGGGCTACGATATGCCGCAGATGCACAACCCGGCGATGTTCGACTCCCGCTCCCTGCCTGAGCAGGCCTACGGACCCGGCTCCGAGCAGTTCTGGATGGCCCACGAACCCGACCGCACCACGGCAATGTGGACTCACCTCGGCTCGATCATCTTCGGCTTCATGCCGCTCATCATGTTCCTCGTGAAGAAGGACGAATCGCCGTTCGTCCGCGAACACTCACGTCAGGGTCTCAACGCGATGATCACGAACACGATCGTCACCTTCGGTGCGCTCTTCGTCTTCGGCTTCGTCGGGTTCATCCTGGCACTGGTGACTTTCGGGATCGGCATCATCGTCATGTACGCGGCGCTGATCGTCCCACTCGTCTACTGCGTCTTCTATATCATCGCGGCCGTCGCCGCGAACAAGGGTGAGGGGTATAAGTTCCCGCTCACCATCAATTTCGTGAAGTGA
- a CDS encoding DUF4870 domain-containing protein, with protein sequence MSDNPQQPNNGHSQPMPPNYSPQSGSQQPYTQQPQHGSQPQQSGEAQYGSQPQNPQQQYGSQPGYGSQQAGGAQQPYGSQQAHSAPQGHPQPGYGFQGASSAQSAAAGVPMGAELPDAAYGPNSLGFWNADQSERTTALWSHLAHAATYVVGVGWIVTLILFIINKDKSPFLRHHGAQSLNLLIIGVIAAFGIGLIGGILTIVGIGFLILLLLPVLSIYMIVIEIIAGMAANRGEGYRIPVTPNWIK encoded by the coding sequence ATGTCGGACAACCCGCAGCAGCCGAACAACGGACATTCACAGCCGATGCCTCCGAACTATTCCCCGCAGTCGGGCTCGCAGCAGCCGTATACCCAGCAGCCACAACACGGTTCGCAGCCGCAGCAGAGCGGTGAGGCCCAGTACGGCTCTCAGCCGCAGAATCCTCAGCAGCAGTATGGTTCCCAGCCGGGCTACGGTTCGCAGCAGGCGGGCGGCGCCCAGCAGCCGTACGGATCTCAGCAGGCGCACAGCGCTCCGCAGGGTCACCCTCAGCCCGGTTACGGATTCCAGGGAGCATCCTCGGCGCAGTCGGCTGCCGCCGGAGTGCCCATGGGGGCCGAACTGCCGGATGCGGCCTACGGCCCGAATTCGCTCGGCTTCTGGAATGCAGATCAGAGTGAACGGACGACCGCGCTGTGGTCACACCTCGCTCACGCCGCCACCTATGTCGTCGGCGTCGGCTGGATCGTCACGCTCATCCTCTTCATCATCAACAAAGACAAGTCACCGTTCCTCCGCCACCATGGCGCACAGTCGCTCAATCTGCTGATCATCGGCGTCATTGCCGCGTTCGGCATCGGGCTGATCGGCGGAATCCTCACGATCGTCGGCATCGGCTTCCTCATCCTCCTGCTCCTGCCGGTTCTCTCGATCTATATGATCGTCATCGAGATCATCGCCGGTATGGCAGCAAACCGCGGTGAGGGATACCGCATTCCGGTGACGCCGAACTGGATCAAGTGA
- the hemW gene encoding radical SAM family heme chaperone HemW, giving the protein MPAQPTGEVPPRDGSLPTSVGIGAAERGLSLYIHVPYCRVRCGYCDFNTYTADDLGPGASREDYRSNLARELDLSVSALDEAGAGDREVSTIFFGGGTPTLLAADVLAGVMDDVRARFRLAENVEVTTEANPDTLDPVYIATLAGAGFNRISMGMQSAVPHVLATLDRTHDPEKIPEVARWVKDAGLELSLDLIYGTPGESIDDWRRSLDVALSNEVDHISAYSLIVEPGTKMGAMVRRGELPMPDEDDLADKYEIADAAISAAGLHWYEVSNWSTGPETRCEHNMAYWRNADWWGFGPGAHSHIGGVRFWNAKHPRAWADRLLAGESPSIGREVLDVQTREIERIMLAARIDRELRLDSLAPGSEKAVRTFVRQGLLDADGAAVGWFQPTLQGRLMADYMVRILTEYV; this is encoded by the coding sequence GTGCCCGCACAACCGACCGGTGAGGTCCCTCCGCGCGACGGTTCGCTGCCGACATCGGTGGGGATCGGGGCTGCCGAGCGGGGGCTGAGCCTCTACATCCATGTCCCGTACTGCCGGGTCCGCTGCGGCTACTGCGACTTCAACACCTATACCGCCGACGACCTCGGCCCGGGCGCGTCTCGCGAGGACTACCGCAGCAATCTCGCCCGTGAGCTCGATCTGTCCGTGTCCGCCCTCGACGAGGCGGGGGCCGGCGACCGTGAGGTCTCGACGATCTTCTTCGGCGGAGGCACCCCGACCTTGCTCGCAGCGGATGTGCTCGCCGGGGTGATGGACGATGTCCGCGCCCGCTTCCGCCTGGCGGAGAATGTCGAAGTCACCACCGAAGCCAACCCCGACACCTTGGACCCCGTCTACATCGCGACCCTAGCCGGAGCCGGTTTCAACCGCATCTCCATGGGCATGCAGTCGGCCGTGCCGCACGTGCTCGCGACCTTGGACCGCACCCACGATCCGGAGAAGATCCCCGAGGTGGCCCGTTGGGTCAAGGACGCCGGTCTCGAGCTCAGCCTCGACCTCATCTACGGCACTCCGGGGGAGTCGATCGACGATTGGCGTCGCTCTCTCGACGTGGCCCTGTCCAACGAGGTCGATCACATCTCGGCATATTCCCTCATCGTCGAACCGGGAACGAAGATGGGCGCGATGGTCCGTCGCGGCGAACTGCCGATGCCCGATGAAGACGACTTGGCCGACAAATACGAGATCGCCGATGCCGCGATCTCCGCTGCCGGTCTGCACTGGTACGAAGTGAGCAATTGGTCGACCGGTCCCGAGACTCGCTGTGAGCACAATATGGCCTATTGGCGCAATGCCGACTGGTGGGGTTTCGGGCCCGGCGCCCATTCACACATCGGAGGCGTGCGGTTCTGGAATGCCAAGCACCCCCGTGCCTGGGCCGATCGGCTGTTGGCGGGGGAGTCCCCGTCGATCGGTCGTGAGGTCCTCGACGTTCAGACTCGGGAGATCGAACGGATCATGCTGGCGGCCAGGATCGACCGCGAGCTGCGTCTGGATTCTCTGGCTCCAGGCAGCGAAAAGGCGGTCAGAACTTTCGTCCGGCAGGGTCTGCTCGACGCCGATGGCGCCGCGGTCGGCTGGTTCCAGCCGACTCTGCAGGGACGTCTCATGGCCGACTATATGGTGCGCATCCTCACCGAATACGTGTGA